Within the Flavobacterium sp. 9R genome, the region GTATTATTTGTCCGAAACACAGCATAATAGGGTGCAGCATATTACGGCCATACAACGTATTGCTGAAGATGCTTATGTTTGGATGGATCGTTTTACGATTCGTAATCTAGAGTTGTATCACAGTTATAATCCTAATGCGGTGACGTTGCTAGATGTAATCGATCGAACGCTATCGCCTATGGGTGGACGATTATTGAAGCGTTGGTTGGCTTTGCCTTTGAAGGATGCTGCTAAAATTCAGAGTCGTCATCAAGTAGTAGCTTATTTAAAAGAAAATCAAGAAGTTTTAAAACAAATACAATATCAAATCAAGCAGATTTCTGATTTGGAACGTTTGATTTCAAAAATCGCAGCAGGCAAAGTATCACCTCGTGAAGTGGTGTATTTGAAAGAATCTTTAGATGCAATCTTGCCGATCAAAACGATAGCTTTGCAAAGTCCGCAAGAAGCCGTAAAAGTAATTGGTGATAGTTTGCATAGTTGTGATTTGCTTCGAGAGAAAATAAAAACGACGTTAAATCAAGATGCACCAGTGGCCATCGCCAAAGGAAATGCGATTGCAGTTGGGGTACATTCTGAATTGGATGAGTTACGTGCGATTTCTACTTCTGGAAAAGAATTTTTAGAAGGAATCGAGAAACGTGAATCAGAGCGTACAGGGATTTCTTCTTTGAAAATTTCTTTTAATAATGTTTTTGGATATTATATCGAAGTTCGTAATACGCATAAAGATAAAGTGCCAAGTGAGTGGATTCGCAAGCAAACCTTAGTGAATGCGGAGCGCTACATTACTGAAGAGTTGAAAGAATACGAAACCAAAATTTTAGGAGCCGAGGAAAAAATCCATAAAATCGAAGGAGAGATTTTTGAACAATTGGTTCAATGGATTTCAACGTATATAAAACCAGTTCAAATGAATGCCAATTTGGTAGCACAGTTGGATTGTTTGTGTTCGTTTACACAATTGGCTATCGAAAACCAATATGTTTGTCCTGAATTGGATGAAACCTTTGAATTGGATATCAAAAACGGTCGTCATCCAGTAATTGAAAAACAATTGCCTGTTGGTGTGTCTTACATCGCCAATGATGTTTTCCTTGATAGAGACACACAACAGTTGATTATGATTACGGGGCCCAATATGTCGGGTAAGTCGGCTATTTTGAGACAAACGGCTCTGATTGTACTCTTGGCTCAAATGGGAAGTTTTGTTCCAGCAGATAGCGTTAGAATGGGTATCGTGGATAAAATTTTTACCCGGGTAGGAGCTTCAGATAATATTTCGATGGGTGAATCTACTTTTATGGTTGAAATGAACGAGACGGCTTCTATTTTGAATAATATTTCAGATAGAAGTTTGGTGCTGTTGGATGAGATAGGTCGAGGAACAAGTACTTATGATGGAATTTCTATTGCGTGGGCAATTGCTGAGTTTTTGCACGAGCATCCATCGCAACCTAAAACCCTTTTTGCTACGCATTATCACGAATTGAATGAAATGAGTGAATCATTAGTTCGCATACAAAATTATAATGTCGCTGTAAAAGAATTAAAAGATAACGTGCTTTTTATTCGAAAACTAATAAAAGGAGGCTCTGCTCATAGTTTTGGGATTCACGTAGCCAAAATGGCTGGAATGCCACAGTTAGTGATTTTGAAAGCGCAGAAAATATTAAAAAAATTAGAAAAAGACCATTCAGGAGATGCTTTAAATGGAATCAAAGCAGCAAAAGATGAGATGCAAATGAGTTTTTTTAACTTAGATGACCCCTTGTTGGAGGAAATTAAAGAAGAAATTTTACAATTAGATATTAATTCGATAACGCCAATGGAGGCTTTGATGAAGCTGAATGAGATAAAACGAATGCTCAGTCGAAAATAATTGCAGTATAAAGAATAGGTTATCAGAAGGTTATATTTTTATTGAATTTTTTTTCTGAAAAAGGCTTGTTTTATTGAATATTTGTGCTAAATTTGCCACCGCAATACGAAACAAGTACTGCAGTTCTTTTGAGAATTTGAAACGCGAAAATAGCTCAGTTGGTAGAGCGCGACCTTGCCAAGGTCGAGGTCGCGGGTTCGAGCCCCGTTTTTCGCTCAACACCACATAATGCTCGGATGGTGAAATTGGTAGACACGCTGGACTTAAAATCCAGTGAACAGCAATGTTCGTGCGGGTTCAAGTCCCGCTCTGAGTACAAGAAAGCTTCAAACTATGTTTGGAGCTTTTTTTATTTATGACAAATCCTAACATCGGCCTGATGAGGATGGAGTAATTTGATTTTAAAATCTTTAACGTATAAATTATTGTATGGGTGCTTTTGTGATTAGTAAACGGTTTAATGATACTTATAAGTTTGTTTTTACATCACGTAAAGGGAAGGTGATTTTTACCAGTCAAAGCTATGAATTGAAGTTTGAAGGGGAGGAGGATATTGTCTTGATACAGCAGTCGATTGATGCGTTGGTTTTTATTAAATTAAAATCAGCGGCTGGGAAGTATTATTTTAGATTGTTGCTTGGAGAGCGCCATTTGGCAACCAGCAGAAAGTATACTACAGAGTTGCGATTGCTCAAAGGAATAGAGGAGATAAAAAAATCTGCTGCGGTGTCTGAGATTTTAGATTTCTCTGAAAACACCTTTGTTTTTCCAGATTGAATCTATGATATAGTTTGATAAACAAAAGCTCAAGATGATTCTTGAGCTTTTGTTTTTTGGGTATAAAAAAAGCCATCACATGGATGGCTTGATTTTTTCTGTAATTTAAAAATTACTTAGCAGCTGGAGCTTCAGCAGCTGGAGCAGCAGCAGAATCAACTACAGTAGCAGCAGAATCAACAGCAGGTGCAGCAGCAGAATCAACTACAGTAGCAGCAGAATCAACAGCAACTTCAGCTCCTTCAGCAGCAGCGTCAGCTTTTTTACAAGATACAACAGTTAATACAGCAACAGCAGCTAAACTTAAAAATACTTTTTTCATCTTAATTTTATTATAAAGGTTAATTATTAATTCGTGGCAAAGATATAAAAAAATTAATACGCAATATATTTTTTTGTATTTTTTTTAAATTATATTCTCTGTTCACGTGGGTTTAAATATCAAATAGTATGCCAATGTAGGGGGTGTGCTAAAATAGTAGCTGTTAGTTACTAACGTTTCCCTTTTTGGTTTTTTTTAGGATGTACCAATTGTAATTCTTCAATCAAGTTTTTTGCTCCTGCGTATTTGTCCATAATGAAAAGTACATAGCGAATGTCGACCATTATGTTTCTGCAGATGCTAGGGTCGTAATAGATGTCGCTCATCGTACCTTCCCAAACACGGTCAAAGTTCAATCCAATTAAATTTCCTTTGGCGTCTAGCGCTGGACTTCCTGAATTTCCGCCTGTAGTATGATTGGTACCAATAAAGCATACGGGCATTTTTCCGTTTTCGCCATAATTTCCAAAATCTTTGTTTTTATACAAATCAATCAATTTTGGAGAAACATCAAATTCGTAGTCACCAGGAATGTATTTTTCCATTACACCGTTTAGGTAAGTGATAGGGTTGTAATATACGCCGTCCTTTGGTTCGTATCCTTTTACTTTTCCATAAGTCACCCTCAAAGTACTATTAGCATCTGGAAAAATTCTTGAATTTTCGCTCAGTTCCAGTTGTGCTTTCATATAATTGCGCTGCAATTCCGTTATTTTCAAATTTAAAGCCTCGTAAGTAGGATTCACTTCTTTTAGATACATATCGGCCATACTTTTTACTAGAACAAAAGCAGGGTCACGGTTGATGTTTTCTAATACCGTTTTTGTATCGCCAGTTAGTAGTTCTTTTGAGCCAGAATAGGAAGTGAGTTTGGAGTCAGAATAAATGCTCTTTGTGAGTTGGTTAACGTCAATGTTGTTGAGTGTGTTCGGTAAGAATTGCTTTGGTACTTTTGTAGCATATAATGCAATAAGTTGCTCGAATACTTTTTCGTCAACTTTAGCGCTGAAATCTTTATAAAAATCGCCCAATCCGTTGTACAGGTTGTTTTTTCTGTCAGTAAAAGCCTGTTCTCCTTTGGAGTTGTAAAGTTGCTCTAATTGATAGAATTTGTAAGCAACAGTAAGTAGTTCCGTATTTCTTTGTACGGTTTCGTTAAAATAATCTCTTGCCAAAGCGTAAGGCGCGATTTCAGTGTAGTTTTTTTCGAAATCACTCAAAAGACTGCCGTATTCTTTTTCTTTTTTGGCTTTGCTAACCTTTTCTTGAAACTTCTTTTCGGCTTCTTTTTTTACGGCAATCGCATTTGATTTCTTGATGCCTAAAGTTTCACCTTGCCATTTTTTCCAATAATTGGCCGTTCCTGCATATTTTGAAGCATATTGGATTTTGATAGCATTATCTTTTCTCATAAAACCATCAGCTACTTTAAGAGCTTGTTCTCTGATTTCGATTTTTGCAGGATTCAGTTCGTTTGCAATTTGGTTGATGGCAACAGCAGGTAAGTATTCGTTGGTTCTTCCTGGATACCCAAAAACTAAAGTAAAATCATCTTCGGCAATACCGTCTAAAGAAACTGGTAAAAAGTGTTTTGGAGTATAAGGAACATTGTCTTTTGAATAGGCGGCTGGACGATTGTTTTTGTCAGCATAAATTCTGAAAAGTGAAAAATCTCCAGTATGTCTAGGCCAAACCCAATTGTCGGTATCCGAACCAAATTTTCCTATCGAAGTTGGTGGCGCACCTACTAAACGAACGTCTTTGAAGGTTTCGGTAACAAAAAGTAAGTATTGATTGCCGTCATAGAACGTTCGGATTTTGTTTTCTTGCCAAGCTTCTTTGGGAAATGAATTGCTTAAAGCGCTAATGTTTTCTTGAATTTTCTTTTGCTT harbors:
- a CDS encoding S46 family peptidase; the protein is MKFLKLFLLLFVIQTQAQQGGMWIPSLLEGMNEKEMKSLGMKMTAKDIYDTNKSSLKDAVPQFNGGCTSEVISPKGLLLTNHHCGYGQIQSHSSTEHDYLANGFWAYKMEDELPNKDLVVTFIVKIEDVTKQVLEGVNTLSNEADKQKKIQENISALSNSFPKEAWQENKIRTFYDGNQYLLFVTETFKDVRLVGAPPTSIGKFGSDTDNWVWPRHTGDFSLFRIYADKNNRPAAYSKDNVPYTPKHFLPVSLDGIAEDDFTLVFGYPGRTNEYLPAVAINQIANELNPAKIEIREQALKVADGFMRKDNAIKIQYASKYAGTANYWKKWQGETLGIKKSNAIAVKKEAEKKFQEKVSKAKKEKEYGSLLSDFEKNYTEIAPYALARDYFNETVQRNTELLTVAYKFYQLEQLYNSKGEQAFTDRKNNLYNGLGDFYKDFSAKVDEKVFEQLIALYATKVPKQFLPNTLNNIDVNQLTKSIYSDSKLTSYSGSKELLTGDTKTVLENINRDPAFVLVKSMADMYLKEVNPTYEALNLKITELQRNYMKAQLELSENSRIFPDANSTLRVTYGKVKGYEPKDGVYYNPITYLNGVMEKYIPGDYEFDVSPKLIDLYKNKDFGNYGENGKMPVCFIGTNHTTGGNSGSPALDAKGNLIGLNFDRVWEGTMSDIYYDPSICRNIMVDIRYVLFIMDKYAGAKNLIEELQLVHPKKNQKGKR
- a CDS encoding YegP family protein; the encoded protein is MGAFVISKRFNDTYKFVFTSRKGKVIFTSQSYELKFEGEEDIVLIQQSIDALVFIKLKSAAGKYYFRLLLGERHLATSRKYTTELRLLKGIEEIKKSAAVSEILDFSENTFVFPD
- the mutS gene encoding DNA mismatch repair protein MutS; this translates as MAAKEKGVKETPLMKQYNEIKRKYPDACLLFRVGDFYETFGEDAIRASKILGITLTKRGAGSETETALAGFPHHSINTYLPKLVKAGLRVAICDQLEDPKMTKTIVKRGVTELVTPGVSMNDEVLQSKTNNFLASVYFTNKNIGISFLDVSTGEFLTAQGNAEYIDKLLQNFNPSEVLVPKNNKNTFRETFGDDYHSFYLEDWIYKEDYAFESLTKHFQTTSLKGFGVEELKEGIVASGAILYYLSETQHNRVQHITAIQRIAEDAYVWMDRFTIRNLELYHSYNPNAVTLLDVIDRTLSPMGGRLLKRWLALPLKDAAKIQSRHQVVAYLKENQEVLKQIQYQIKQISDLERLISKIAAGKVSPREVVYLKESLDAILPIKTIALQSPQEAVKVIGDSLHSCDLLREKIKTTLNQDAPVAIAKGNAIAVGVHSELDELRAISTSGKEFLEGIEKRESERTGISSLKISFNNVFGYYIEVRNTHKDKVPSEWIRKQTLVNAERYITEELKEYETKILGAEEKIHKIEGEIFEQLVQWISTYIKPVQMNANLVAQLDCLCSFTQLAIENQYVCPELDETFELDIKNGRHPVIEKQLPVGVSYIANDVFLDRDTQQLIMITGPNMSGKSAILRQTALIVLLAQMGSFVPADSVRMGIVDKIFTRVGASDNISMGESTFMVEMNETASILNNISDRSLVLLDEIGRGTSTYDGISIAWAIAEFLHEHPSQPKTLFATHYHELNEMSESLVRIQNYNVAVKELKDNVLFIRKLIKGGSAHSFGIHVAKMAGMPQLVILKAQKILKKLEKDHSGDALNGIKAAKDEMQMSFFNLDDPLLEEIKEEILQLDINSITPMEALMKLNEIKRMLSRK